A single genomic interval of Brevibacillus brevis harbors:
- a CDS encoding transglutaminase-like domain-containing protein → MNKAELLQYYTKFTPYTDPGEYGYLFHELPRGLPELCHLIKCQLIHPSMIKKVRHSLTHFTKNEDEKFYQVTEMLEALVERNADGITFDRLPSERLLISCRFHSLLLISMLRSQGIPVRCRVGFASYLSENHRKYIDHWICEVWDDTEKRWIRVDPDLELIDIQGDEFLMAGDAWLMARDKEINPQLFGVKKSWGMHYIRNNLCYDLNAILGNELRYWDYPPLCQKEMDELDWEELQLLDEIALYLQDPDENHDQLQALFLEHDFLHFKG, encoded by the coding sequence GTGAATAAAGCCGAACTGCTGCAATATTATACGAAATTTACTCCTTACACGGATCCCGGCGAATACGGCTATCTCTTTCATGAGTTGCCCCGAGGCTTGCCAGAACTTTGCCACCTCATCAAATGCCAATTGATTCACCCCTCAATGATAAAAAAAGTAAGACATTCGCTTACGCATTTTACAAAAAACGAAGACGAGAAGTTTTATCAGGTAACAGAAATGCTTGAGGCTCTGGTAGAACGCAACGCAGATGGCATTACGTTTGACCGATTGCCAAGTGAGAGATTACTTATTTCTTGCCGATTCCATTCTTTGCTCCTGATTTCTATGCTTCGCTCCCAAGGGATCCCGGTGCGCTGCCGCGTCGGATTTGCAAGCTACCTTTCCGAGAATCACCGAAAATATATCGATCACTGGATTTGCGAAGTGTGGGATGATACCGAGAAACGATGGATCAGAGTAGACCCCGATTTGGAACTCATCGATATTCAGGGCGATGAGTTCCTGATGGCCGGTGATGCCTGGTTGATGGCTCGTGACAAAGAAATCAATCCACAGCTATTTGGGGTCAAGAAATCTTGGGGGATGCACTATATTAGAAATAATCTCTGCTATGACCTGAATGCCATTCTCGGCAACGAATTAAGATACTGGGATTATCCTCCGCTATGCCAAAAAGAGATGGACGAGCTGGACTGGGAAGAGTTGCAATTACTCGATGAGATCGCTCTTTATTTGCAAGACCCCGATGAAAATCACGATCAACTGCAAGCATTGTTTTTGGAGCATGATTTCCTTCATTTCAAGGGATAA
- a CDS encoding non-ribosomal peptide synthetase, protein MGHQYNGLEIAVIGLSGRFPGANTIAAYWENLKNGVHSIQTFSEAELIEAGVDPKAINSEEYVKAKGYLESGNRFDAHFFDYTPLEAELMDPQMKVFHECIWEALEDAGYAAQVDQKLIGLFAGASPNHMWEGLMSLSGKSEAIGHWAATQLVDKDYLSLRIAHKLNLKGPALTIYTACSTSLVAVHMAAQSLLNGECDMALAGGVTVTLPGKSGYVYQEGMILSPDGKCKAFDANGKGIVGGDGAGVVVLKRLQDAIDDRDQIYAVIKGSAINNDGMQKNGFTAPSTLGQAEVIRTALKVAEVTPESVDYIECHGTGTPLGDPIELEALELAYQPSQKHSCALGSVKANIGHLDSAAGIASFIKTVLSIKHRMLPPSLHFQTPNPHLNVIEKGFYINDKLTEWKKSHEPIRAGISAFGIGGTNAHVIIEEAPASPESTTGRKWQLILLSAKTEQALERYKQNVEDYIHANLDVRLEDIAYSLQVGRKHFPFREVALCNPTVAEPVRFSAGKCKAGLAKQNLPVIFVYPDFSDDNWGDSEFAEIVQLCQEEPTVKRIIEQALLLLNRQASGRADTLKTEHLREEKYGDVVRFILYYAITMLFREWGIKPEGTLGYGKGKLLVDCLTGGLSFEEAIFALVDKPALDTFVHSENNRDISNPEAIYMYFGSTKDEQTSSKQMETDTIHIWLEKMNSYTILDALGTMWLYGKEMDWNEFYKHEQRNRVSLPTYSFEPQEFPVERDLFQFEQFTCRHLHSESKTAKRREDIRKWFYVPAWESSHLPSYAEGTYSHGATWLIFNDKTGLGEALSNELREHDVRYILVDQAEHFQKVATDHYMVNPQNPKELDRLLENLEVVPEYICYLWTVTPPIELELAVVDSSQQLFLYNLLQIAQYIGSKAGSKDTRLQIVTNGLYSVTQEEQICPMKAVLLGASKIIPYEYPGSKVCTVDIELSEGNNLQNSYMASKLIREFHFDFPHKQVAYRGKSRWIESVREPVLVKQPGKLALLKENLVCLITGGLGGMGFAMVEYLARQYKARLVLVGRSPFPPRQEWEQWLKEKPDHRLSNTIRTILSLEQAGAMINVYSVDISDYSSMQKVIHEAEAQFGPITGILHTAGVPDYAGVIQRRTKEMTDPILLPKVQGTIVLDTLFMGRTLDFFLLFSSIGNYIYGRKFGQVGYNAANEFLDAFVAYRLQNRPGFTASINWNDWAQVGMSVTAMEKNRGMNRQVNEQQFEEEAITPQNGVEVLQYILENQFTRAIVSVLDLPALMEESNQLREESILEKEAAVAAQTELIPEKISSAMLSEAELEQTIADIWRSVLGTTSIGSDEDFFSLGGDSLKAITIIALLYKKLDVKLPLPTFFNKPTIGDIARFIREADRTDFSQIKKAVKKPGYPLTSGQKRLYFLSQMEVENKQYNNIIALRVKGPLSYEKLEKSLNELIRRHESLRTSFRRIDGELLQVIHEPFLFTPDYREINEPINDAHIEAWIQSFDLEVAPAWKVGIFKESEQNHLLVFNIHHIITDGTSNAILIEEFTALYQNDVQSAGLAALSIQYKDYAEWQKEKTTLDSHQADQKYWTDMFTGEIPLLDLPTDFSRPAFKTYRGSMEMFSIPQNQAEEIKKIAAAHEVTLYMVLLAAWKVLLAKLSDQEDIIVGIPTSGRNHSDIQNVVGMFVQTLPVRSSVSKEMSFAELLSELKVNMSHALEHQDYPFEELVSQVELSRDFGRNPLFDVMFTFQNARHQGSSAHVPFEGVQIESYSFKANSSRFDLTLDGEEREGELFFTVEYSTDLFTKETVSRFIRYFQKIMQEVLAQPKQKISQIHLVDAQELELLLAGFNQTSGEYPEHLVVHQLFETMVEKYPDKPAVTFQNQTMTYRELNGRANQVAYTLKSHGVGPNKLVALITTRSFDMMVGLLAISKAGGAYLPVDPSLPHNRIDYMLEDGHVQVILTNTNVETTDDRKVIDMRDPQIHMNPLDSLPIENNSRDVAYCMYTSGTTGFPKGILIEHRALMNFLHGITDVLTLRETERFLSLTTVSFDIFWLESILPLLTGHHVVIADEESQRDIRSLASLVRSEEITVMQTTPSRLKLLLAEPDLAEQLSRLRYLLIGGEALPLSVANQALRLLKNGRVYNLYGPTETTIWSTIEEVTEDHPVTIGRPLKNTQVYILNQEMVPQPIGVPGMLYIGGHGLARGYQNKPELSHEKFTENPFRPGEKIYGTGDMARWTANGLIEYLGRKDFQAKIRGYRIEMSEIEKLLDAHPAIEKAVVHVQQDAHHEQMLIAYFTSAHAESSYELREYLRKLVPEYMIPQSFMRIEKIPLTLNGKIDWKSLPSVTGVVEEQKGLVGPSDEVEAKLYEIWQKVLRIENFGVRERFFELGGNSIQIMQLVYEINNCFSGSLQFKHFIELQTIEAIARFIRESIQEERESELPVLTPDFSQMHEPFPLTNVQMAYYLGRSSRFELGGISTHAYQEVVTTLDIHRLNHCLNILIRRHPALRTIFLEDARQQIMAEVPEYRIDIRDLQACGNVEKAEMIKKERERMSHAIFRPDQWPLFEIKAFRLSEQESLLCLSFDLLIMDAYSLEILGKEIQELYQDDAAKLDDLSISFRDYMIGYQQLKNSKWYSQDKEYWMAKLPDFPLAPEIPLRVQPMHVKNPYFQRKSKRYAEKSWQQLKKVAQKHNLTPSTVLCTAYTEVLANWSNQVAFSLNLTLFNRLPMHPDVDKLIGDFTSVIVVDVHLNPNDSFWGKAGKVQQTLMEALAHRHFDGIDLMREISKQREMSNKALMPVVFTSALFENGDSGQQADVLVENSSERENQTNGITQTSQVYLDNQVALINGNMVINWDYISELFDPVVIDTMFKQYLARIDAILNDEAEKQLAWVSETDKEAIFTYNDTATPIPRKTLHGLFEETVAQTPYAVAIEDAQESITYLDLDEQANKVANYLQQIGVGAGDLIGVIAKREIVTFAHLLGVLKSGAAYVPIDPDYPLERVDYIQRHSQCKFVLEPDFYVKNEIDRYPKNHPSFAEQPEHLAYVIYTSGSTGNPKGVMIRHEAAANTVLDINQKFEVATHDRILGVSSLCFDLSVYDIFGAFAAGATLVLVKDQKNITQLADTLKDKKITIWNSVPAIMDRVVAEKKDRGSEYSDGQLRLVMLSGDWIPLTLPTTINERFPTAKVVSLGGATEASIWSIYYPIDEVDPQWKSIYYGKPLANQQFYVLNSQMQLCPIAVPGELYIGGKGVADGYLHDAEKTNQSFIHHPEFGYVYKTGDYGVLHRNGLIEFLGRKDQQVKIGGYRIELGEIESRLLSIEAVRNAVVLVAGEADKRLYAYLVPETAPQDQETFMNEIRTSLAKALPDYMIPYHFIMVEQLPLTANGKVDMQTLLKLKPTSTSNGTAYVAPRNVAEEKIVNVIQEVLETDHVGVLDNFFEMGMNSIQIGMINTKLKQVFEREIPILTMFEYANINALASYLTGDSHDQQDEEQDETMVARNQGRERIKQRNAKRRRTPESE, encoded by the coding sequence ATGGGACACCAATACAATGGTTTGGAAATTGCAGTAATCGGCCTGTCGGGGAGATTTCCAGGAGCGAACACGATTGCGGCGTACTGGGAAAACTTGAAAAATGGGGTTCATTCCATCCAAACATTTTCGGAAGCCGAGCTAATCGAGGCTGGTGTAGATCCGAAAGCAATCAATAGTGAAGAATACGTCAAGGCAAAGGGGTATCTGGAGAGCGGGAATCGCTTCGATGCCCATTTTTTTGATTATACGCCACTGGAAGCGGAGCTCATGGACCCGCAAATGAAAGTCTTTCATGAGTGCATCTGGGAAGCACTGGAGGATGCCGGCTATGCTGCCCAGGTTGACCAAAAGCTGATTGGTCTATTCGCGGGAGCTTCGCCGAACCATATGTGGGAAGGACTTATGAGCCTGTCAGGAAAAAGTGAAGCTATCGGCCACTGGGCAGCCACTCAGCTCGTGGATAAAGACTATTTGAGCTTGCGGATCGCTCACAAATTAAATCTCAAAGGGCCTGCCTTGACGATTTATACCGCTTGCTCGACTTCGCTAGTTGCTGTTCATATGGCGGCTCAATCGCTCCTGAACGGCGAATGCGATATGGCTTTGGCTGGCGGGGTTACTGTCACACTTCCTGGAAAAAGCGGGTATGTTTATCAGGAAGGGATGATCTTATCTCCAGACGGCAAATGCAAGGCGTTTGATGCGAATGGAAAGGGCATCGTTGGCGGAGATGGAGCAGGAGTTGTTGTATTAAAGAGATTGCAAGATGCCATAGACGATCGTGATCAGATATATGCAGTGATCAAAGGCTCCGCTATCAACAATGACGGTATGCAAAAAAACGGGTTTACAGCCCCGAGCACCCTCGGACAAGCGGAAGTAATCCGAACCGCTCTCAAAGTTGCGGAAGTGACGCCAGAGAGCGTTGATTACATTGAATGCCATGGTACAGGGACACCGCTTGGCGATCCCATTGAGCTGGAAGCCCTGGAGCTCGCCTATCAACCTTCTCAGAAGCATTCGTGCGCACTTGGCTCGGTAAAGGCAAACATTGGACATTTGGATAGCGCAGCCGGAATCGCTTCCTTCATCAAAACAGTGCTGTCCATCAAGCATCGCATGCTTCCGCCTTCCCTGCATTTTCAAACCCCGAATCCTCATTTAAACGTGATTGAAAAGGGGTTTTACATCAACGATAAGCTGACAGAATGGAAGAAATCGCACGAGCCTATCCGGGCGGGGATCAGCGCTTTTGGAATCGGGGGGACAAATGCTCATGTGATTATCGAGGAAGCCCCAGCCTCGCCAGAATCAACTACTGGACGGAAATGGCAACTGATTCTGCTCTCTGCAAAAACAGAGCAAGCCCTGGAGCGATATAAGCAAAATGTTGAGGACTATATACATGCAAATCTGGATGTACGTCTTGAAGATATTGCCTATTCGCTACAGGTGGGCCGTAAGCATTTTCCGTTTCGAGAGGTAGCACTTTGCAACCCGACAGTAGCGGAACCGGTCCGCTTTTCAGCGGGCAAGTGTAAGGCGGGTCTAGCAAAGCAGAATCTTCCTGTCATTTTCGTGTACCCTGATTTTTCCGATGACAACTGGGGAGATAGTGAATTTGCAGAAATCGTCCAATTATGTCAAGAAGAGCCTACGGTCAAACGGATCATAGAGCAAGCGCTGCTCCTCCTGAATCGGCAAGCATCAGGACGAGCGGATACGCTAAAAACGGAGCACCTGCGTGAGGAAAAGTATGGCGACGTTGTGCGCTTTATTCTCTACTATGCCATTACGATGTTGTTCAGAGAATGGGGTATCAAGCCGGAGGGCACGCTTGGATACGGAAAGGGCAAACTGCTGGTCGATTGCTTGACTGGCGGTCTTTCCTTCGAAGAGGCTATCTTCGCACTGGTAGATAAACCGGCGCTTGACACCTTTGTCCACTCGGAGAACAATCGTGACATTTCCAATCCAGAAGCCATTTATATGTACTTTGGTTCAACCAAAGATGAGCAGACGAGCAGTAAGCAAATGGAAACCGATACGATACATATTTGGCTGGAGAAGATGAATTCGTATACCATCCTGGATGCCTTAGGGACCATGTGGCTATATGGCAAGGAAATGGATTGGAATGAATTTTATAAACACGAGCAGCGAAATCGCGTCTCCTTGCCCACCTATTCATTTGAACCCCAGGAATTCCCGGTAGAGAGAGACCTGTTCCAATTTGAGCAGTTCACCTGTCGTCATCTGCACAGCGAGAGCAAAACGGCCAAAAGAAGGGAAGACATCCGCAAGTGGTTTTATGTACCTGCTTGGGAGAGCTCCCATCTGCCAAGCTATGCGGAGGGAACCTATTCTCATGGCGCGACCTGGCTTATTTTCAATGACAAGACAGGTTTGGGAGAAGCGTTGTCCAACGAGTTAAGGGAACATGACGTTAGGTATATCCTTGTCGATCAAGCGGAGCACTTCCAAAAAGTAGCGACGGACCATTACATGGTAAATCCGCAAAATCCGAAAGAATTAGACCGCTTGTTGGAAAATCTAGAGGTAGTACCGGAGTACATCTGCTATCTTTGGACGGTGACTCCTCCTATCGAGCTAGAGTTGGCAGTCGTTGACTCCAGTCAGCAGTTGTTTCTCTACAACCTCTTACAGATTGCCCAATACATAGGAAGCAAGGCCGGCAGCAAAGATACTCGGTTACAAATCGTGACAAACGGGTTGTATTCCGTTACCCAAGAAGAACAGATATGCCCGATGAAGGCGGTATTGCTGGGAGCAAGTAAAATCATTCCTTACGAGTACCCTGGTAGCAAGGTTTGCACTGTCGATATCGAGCTTTCAGAAGGAAACAACCTGCAAAATAGTTACATGGCTTCAAAATTGATTCGGGAATTTCATTTTGATTTTCCGCACAAGCAAGTGGCTTATCGTGGCAAAAGCAGGTGGATTGAATCGGTTCGAGAGCCTGTCCTAGTGAAACAACCTGGAAAGCTTGCACTTCTGAAGGAGAACCTTGTCTGCTTGATCACAGGCGGATTAGGAGGAATGGGCTTTGCGATGGTAGAGTATTTGGCAAGACAGTATAAGGCCCGGCTGGTTTTAGTGGGACGTTCCCCTTTTCCTCCTAGACAGGAATGGGAGCAATGGCTGAAGGAAAAACCTGATCATAGGCTATCAAACACCATTCGTACGATCCTGTCATTGGAACAGGCAGGGGCAATGATCAACGTATACAGTGTGGACATATCTGATTACTCCTCCATGCAAAAAGTCATTCACGAAGCGGAAGCGCAGTTTGGGCCAATTACTGGTATCTTGCACACAGCGGGAGTCCCGGATTATGCAGGCGTCATTCAAAGAAGAACAAAAGAAATGACGGACCCAATCCTACTCCCGAAGGTACAGGGAACCATCGTGCTGGATACGCTTTTTATGGGACGAACGCTCGATTTCTTTCTATTGTTTTCGTCGATCGGCAACTACATTTACGGACGCAAATTCGGCCAAGTGGGATATAACGCAGCAAATGAATTTTTGGATGCGTTCGTCGCTTATCGCTTGCAGAATCGACCTGGCTTTACGGCGTCCATCAACTGGAACGATTGGGCGCAAGTAGGGATGTCTGTCACTGCCATGGAAAAAAATCGCGGCATGAACAGACAAGTCAACGAGCAGCAGTTTGAGGAAGAAGCGATTACACCGCAAAACGGTGTAGAAGTGCTGCAATATATTCTGGAAAACCAATTCACTCGGGCTATTGTCTCTGTCCTTGATCTTCCTGCCTTGATGGAGGAAAGCAATCAGCTTCGCGAAGAATCCATCCTGGAAAAAGAAGCGGCAGTAGCTGCCCAAACAGAACTGATTCCCGAAAAAATCAGCAGTGCAATGCTGTCTGAAGCAGAGCTGGAGCAGACCATAGCGGACATATGGCGTAGTGTATTGGGAACTACATCGATTGGCAGTGATGAAGACTTCTTTAGCCTGGGAGGGGATTCGCTTAAAGCCATTACGATTATTGCCCTTCTCTATAAAAAACTGGATGTAAAACTCCCTCTACCGACTTTTTTCAACAAGCCTACAATTGGAGACATCGCTCGTTTTATTCGCGAGGCAGACCGAACGGATTTTTCACAGATTAAAAAGGCAGTGAAAAAACCGGGATATCCTTTGACTTCCGGGCAAAAAAGACTTTATTTTCTCAGTCAAATGGAAGTTGAGAATAAGCAGTACAACAATATTATTGCGTTGCGTGTGAAGGGGCCGCTGTCCTACGAAAAATTGGAAAAAAGCTTGAATGAGCTCATTCGCAGGCATGAAAGCTTGCGCACTTCGTTCCGACGAATCGATGGGGAACTGTTACAGGTTATCCATGAACCTTTCTTATTTACCCCTGATTACAGGGAAATCAATGAACCAATAAACGACGCACACATCGAAGCGTGGATACAATCCTTTGATTTAGAGGTTGCTCCTGCATGGAAGGTGGGGATTTTTAAAGAGAGCGAGCAAAATCATCTTCTTGTCTTTAATATCCACCATATCATCACAGATGGCACATCCAATGCGATCCTGATCGAAGAGTTTACTGCTCTTTACCAAAATGATGTACAGTCGGCAGGCTTGGCCGCCTTATCGATTCAGTACAAGGATTATGCTGAATGGCAAAAGGAAAAGACAACACTTGACAGTCATCAAGCTGACCAGAAGTATTGGACAGACATGTTTACTGGAGAAATTCCGCTGCTCGATTTACCGACAGATTTTTCTCGTCCAGCATTCAAAACCTACCGCGGTAGCATGGAGATGTTTTCTATACCGCAAAATCAGGCAGAAGAAATAAAGAAAATCGCTGCCGCTCATGAAGTGACGCTTTATATGGTGTTGCTTGCTGCTTGGAAAGTTCTTTTGGCAAAGCTGAGCGATCAGGAAGATATAATCGTAGGAATTCCTACTTCGGGCAGGAATCACAGTGATATCCAAAATGTGGTGGGCATGTTTGTTCAGACGCTGCCAGTCAGAAGTTCTGTAAGCAAAGAAATGAGCTTTGCAGAACTGCTAAGTGAGCTCAAAGTGAATATGTCCCATGCGCTGGAGCATCAAGATTATCCATTCGAAGAGCTCGTCAGCCAGGTGGAGCTTTCTCGAGATTTTGGCCGAAATCCTCTGTTTGATGTGATGTTTACCTTTCAAAACGCCCGTCATCAGGGGAGCAGCGCGCACGTCCCGTTTGAGGGAGTGCAAATAGAGTCGTATTCATTTAAAGCAAACTCATCTCGGTTTGATTTGACATTGGATGGCGAGGAACGGGAGGGCGAGCTGTTTTTTACTGTAGAGTATTCTACTGATTTGTTTACAAAAGAAACTGTCTCCCGTTTTATTCGCTATTTCCAAAAGATCATGCAAGAGGTGCTTGCCCAGCCAAAGCAAAAAATTAGCCAAATTCATTTGGTAGATGCCCAAGAGCTGGAGCTATTGTTGGCTGGGTTTAATCAGACATCGGGTGAATATCCAGAGCATCTTGTGGTGCACCAGCTTTTTGAGACGATGGTTGAAAAGTATCCCGACAAGCCAGCAGTAACGTTCCAAAATCAAACGATGACGTACCGTGAGCTAAACGGAAGGGCCAATCAAGTGGCCTATACACTAAAATCACATGGTGTCGGTCCAAATAAGTTGGTTGCCCTCATTACTACCCGTTCGTTCGATATGATGGTTGGACTCTTGGCTATTAGCAAAGCGGGTGGGGCGTATTTGCCTGTCGATCCGAGCCTGCCACATAACAGAATTGATTACATGCTCGAAGACGGCCACGTGCAAGTTATTTTGACCAATACAAATGTGGAGACAACAGACGATCGCAAGGTTATTGACATGCGCGATCCACAAATTCATATGAACCCTCTTGATTCGCTGCCGATTGAGAATAACAGCAGGGATGTAGCGTATTGCATGTATACCTCGGGAACAACCGGCTTTCCCAAAGGGATTTTAATCGAGCATCGGGCGTTAATGAATTTCCTGCACGGAATCACGGATGTACTGACCTTGCGGGAAACTGAGAGGTTTTTATCGTTAACAACAGTTTCTTTCGATATTTTCTGGTTAGAGAGTATCCTGCCGCTTTTAACCGGTCATCATGTAGTCATTGCCGATGAAGAAAGTCAGCGAGATATTCGTTCGTTAGCCAGCCTAGTCAGAAGCGAGGAAATTACGGTGATGCAAACCACACCGTCACGGTTAAAACTGTTGTTGGCTGAGCCGGATTTAGCGGAGCAGCTGAGTCGCTTGCGTTACTTGCTGATCGGGGGAGAAGCTTTGCCGCTTTCGGTGGCAAATCAAGCGCTTAGATTGTTGAAAAATGGACGCGTCTACAACCTTTATGGCCCTACAGAAACGACGATTTGGTCCACGATTGAGGAAGTGACGGAAGATCATCCGGTCACGATCGGTAGACCGCTCAAGAATACCCAAGTCTATATCCTCAACCAGGAGATGGTCCCGCAGCCAATCGGGGTTCCTGGCATGCTGTATATCGGTGGACACGGTTTAGCGCGGGGTTATCAGAACAAACCGGAGCTGTCCCATGAGAAATTTACGGAAAACCCGTTTCGGCCAGGCGAAAAAATTTATGGTACTGGTGACATGGCAAGATGGACGGCGAACGGCTTGATCGAATATTTGGGAAGAAAAGATTTTCAGGCAAAAATACGGGGCTATCGAATTGAAATGAGTGAAATAGAAAAGCTGCTTGATGCCCATCCTGCTATTGAAAAAGCAGTCGTCCATGTACAACAAGATGCTCATCACGAGCAAATGCTTATCGCCTATTTCACATCTGCCCATGCTGAATCTAGCTATGAACTCCGCGAGTATTTGCGTAAACTTGTCCCAGAATATATGATTCCTCAATCCTTCATGAGGATAGAGAAGATTCCCCTTACGCTCAACGGCAAGATTGACTGGAAGTCGCTTCCGTCGGTAACTGGGGTAGTGGAGGAGCAAAAGGGCCTTGTTGGACCGAGTGACGAGGTGGAAGCGAAGCTATATGAAATTTGGCAGAAAGTGTTGCGAATCGAAAACTTTGGAGTTCGGGAAAGATTTTTTGAATTGGGCGGAAATTCCATCCAAATCATGCAGCTTGTGTATGAAATTAACAATTGTTTCTCTGGTTCCTTACAGTTTAAACACTTTATCGAACTACAAACCATCGAGGCGATTGCCCGTTTTATCCGAGAATCGATTCAGGAAGAGCGGGAGTCAGAATTGCCGGTACTGACACCTGACTTTAGCCAAATGCATGAACCGTTTCCTTTAACGAATGTCCAAATGGCCTATTATTTGGGCAGAAGCAGCAGGTTTGAGTTAGGCGGAATTTCTACACATGCGTATCAAGAGGTCGTAACGACGCTCGATATTCATCGACTCAATCATTGCTTGAATATTTTGATCCGCAGGCATCCCGCGCTTCGGACGATCTTTTTGGAAGACGCCCGTCAGCAGATTATGGCAGAAGTACCCGAATACCGCATAGACATACGCGATCTGCAGGCTTGCGGAAATGTTGAAAAAGCCGAGATGATCAAGAAAGAAAGAGAACGGATGTCCCACGCTATTTTCCGTCCGGATCAATGGCCTCTATTTGAAATCAAAGCGTTTCGCTTGTCTGAGCAAGAGAGTCTTTTATGCCTCAGTTTTGATTTGCTCATCATGGATGCCTATAGTCTGGAGATCTTAGGAAAAGAAATACAAGAGCTTTATCAGGACGATGCAGCGAAGCTCGATGATTTGTCTATTTCCTTCCGGGATTATATGATCGGTTATCAACAATTAAAAAACAGCAAGTGGTACTCGCAAGACAAGGAGTACTGGATGGCCAAGCTGCCCGATTTCCCACTAGCTCCAGAAATTCCGTTACGGGTCCAACCTATGCACGTTAAAAATCCGTATTTTCAAAGAAAATCAAAACGATATGCGGAAAAGAGCTGGCAGCAGTTAAAGAAAGTGGCCCAGAAGCACAATTTGACCCCTTCGACTGTTTTATGCACGGCGTATACAGAGGTCCTGGCGAATTGGAGCAATCAAGTGGCATTCAGCCTCAATTTGACGTTGTTTAATCGACTCCCGATGCACCCGGATGTGGACAAACTCATTGGAGATTTTACTTCCGTGATTGTAGTTGACGTGCATTTGAATCCGAACGATTCGTTCTGGGGGAAAGCAGGCAAAGTACAGCAAACGCTGATGGAGGCGCTCGCTCATCGCCATTTTGATGGAATTGATCTGATGCGGGAAATCAGTAAGCAAAGAGAAATGAGCAACAAAGCCCTCATGCCGGTCGTTTTTACTAGTGCTTTGTTTGAAAATGGAGACAGCGGCCAGCAAGCTGATGTCCTTGTGGAGAATTCATCCGAAAGGGAGAACCAAACAAACGGAATTACACAAACTTCTCAAGTCTATCTGGATAATCAGGTGGCGCTCATCAATGGGAACATGGTAATCAACTGGGACTATATCAGTGAATTGTTTGATCCTGTGGTGATCGATACCATGTTTAAACAGTATCTGGCCAGAATCGATGCCATTTTGAACGATGAAGCCGAAAAACAGCTGGCCTGGGTATCCGAGACCGACAAAGAAGCAATTTTCACATACAACGATACTGCCACTCCTATTCCGAGAAAAACGTTGCACGGGCTGTTTGAAGAAACGGTTGCACAAACTCCCTATGCCGTGGCGATAGAAGATGCACAGGAGAGCATCACTTACCTAGACCTTGACGAGCAAGCAAACAAAGTGGCTAATTACTTGCAGCAAATCGGCGTAGGCGCGGGAGACCTCATTGGGGTTATTGCCAAACGGGAAATAGTCACCTTTGCACATCTGTTAGGTGTCCTAAAAAGCGGTGCCGCCTATGTACCTATTGACCCTGACTACCCGTTAGAGCGCGTAGATTACATTCAGAGACACAGTCAATGCAAATTCGTGTTGGAACCTGATTTTTACGTGAAGAACGAGATCGATCGCTATCCAAAGAACCATCCATCATTCGCTGAACAGCCGGAGCACCTGGCATACGTTATTTATACATCGGGAAGCACGGGGAATCCCAAAGGGGTCATGATCAGACACGAAGCCGCAGCCAATACCGTTCTGGATATCAATCAAAAGTTTGAGGTTGCGACCCACGATCGTATTCTAGGTGTGTCTTCCCTCTGCTTTGATTTGTCCGTCTATGATATTTTTGGAGCATTCGCAGCAGGAGCTACGCTCGTGCTGGTGAAAGATCAGAAGAACATCACGCAGCTTGCCGACACCCTAAAAGACAAAAAAATAACGATATGGAATTCTGTCCCTGCCATTATGGATCGGGTGGTAGCGGAGAAAAAGGACCGTGGCAGCGAATATAGTGATGGACAGCTTCGTCTTGTGATGCTGAGCGGCGACTGGATTCCGCTTACATTGCCGACAACGATCAATGAAAGGTTCCCTACCGCAAAAGTAGTCAGTCTAGGTGGAGCTACAGAGGCTTCCATTTGGTCGATTTATTATCCGATCGACGAGGTAGATCCCCAGTGGAAGAGCATCTATTATGGAAAACCGTTAGCTAACCAGCAGTTCTATGTACTCAATTCGCAGATGCAGCTTTGCCCGATTGCAGTGCCGGGTGAACTTTACATTGGGGGGAAAGGGGTTGCGGACGGTTATCTTCATGATGCGGAAAAGACCAATCAATCCTTTATTCATCATCCAGAATTCGGATATGTCTATAAAACGGGGGATTATGGAGTATTGCACCGCAATGGGCTGATCGAATTTTTGGGAAGAAAGGATCAGCAGGTAAAAATTGGCGGTTATAGAATAGAATTAGGAGAAATCGAATCGCGGTTGCTAAGTATAGAAGCGGTGAGAAATGCAGTTGTTTTGGTGGCGGGGGAGGCAGACAAACGGTTGTATGCGTATCTCGTGCCAGAAACAGCGCCGCAGGATCAAGAAACATTCATGAATGAGATTAGGACAAGCTTGGCTAAAGCCTTGCCAGATTACATGATACCGTATCACTTTATTATGGTGGAACAATTGCCGCTGACTGCTAATGGGAAAGTAGATATGCAAACTCTCCTGAAGCTGAAGCCAACCAGCACAAGCAACGGGACAGCATACGTAGCTCCTCGGAACGTAGCGGAAGAGAAGATTGTCAACGTGATTCAAGAGGTTTTGGAAACCGATCATGTAGGTGTGCTCGACAACTTTTTTGAGATGGGTATGAATTCCATCCAGATCGGAATGATTAACACCAAGCTGAAACAGGTATTTGAAAGGGAAATCCCAATTCTCACCATGTTTGAGTACGCGAATATTAACGCGCTTGCCTCTTATTTGACGGGAGACAGTCACGATCAACAGGATGAAGAGCAGGACGAAACCATGGTTGCCCGGAACCAAGGAAGAGAACGGATCAAACAAAGAAACGCCAAAAGAAGGAGGACGCCTGAAAGTGAATAA